The following nucleotide sequence is from Gracilimonas sp..
GGCTGGTGTTCCTGCTTCAATCATTACCCTCGATTCTTTTGGAGGAAAGCTGGAAGCAGCTGAAATCAAGAATGCGAATGGTAAATACCTTGAGGATGCCGGAGTGCTGGTTGGCCTTCATACTGATGACGGTATAACCGACTCCCGTCTTTTCCTAAGATCTGCAGCATTAGCAGTTCGCGAGGGAATGAGCAGAAAAGGAGCACTTGAATCCGTAACCATCGCCAATGCAAAAATGATGGATATTGAAGACCGTGCCGGAACGCTTGAAAAAGGCAAAGATGCCGATTTTATTATTCTTTCCGGCGACCCGTTCAGTGTGTACACCCATGTGGAACAAACCTGGATAGAAGGTTCCAAAGTGTGGGATCGTTCTAATGAAGAAGACCGAAAATACGCGGCTGGTGGATATGAAATATTCCGCGGCGAAGTTCACACGCATCATGAAATGGGAGGTTCACAATGAGATTATTCAAAAAACTATTATTAATTCCGGCACTGCTTCTGGTATTCAGTTTTAACACGGCTGAGGCACAAATAGCAGTTAAAGGAGAAACGGTTTATACCATGGCCGGTGACCCGATCACCAATGGCGTGGTGCTTATCAAAGATGGAAAAATCGAACGGGTAGGTTCGGCTTCTGACGTAAATATTCCATCTGATTATGAAGTACACGAGGCTAAAGTTGTTACTCCGGGTTTTATCGATGCACATTCTGTGGTTGGCTTAGCCGGACACCTGAATCAGGATCATGATCAGGATCAGCTGGAGACCTCCAGTGCCATTCAGCCCGAGCTCAGAGCTATTGACGCTTATAATGCACGAGAGGCATTGGTTGGACACTTACGAGATCATGGCATCACTACGGTACATACCGGTCACGGACCCGGTGCTTTAATTAGCGGTCAGACAATGATTGTGAAAACAGCGGGTGAGACGGTAGAAGAATCGACGATCGTTCCTGCAAAAATGCTGGCATTCACGCTTGGCAATAATATGAGTCGTGAGATCAGCAAGCCGGGAACACGTTCCAAAGGAATTGCCATGCTTCGGCAGGAATTCATTAAAGCTCAGAGCTATCTGGAAAAGAGAAATGGGGACGAAGAATATTCCATGGATCTGGGCATGGAAGCACTGGCCGATTTATTGGAAGGAAAGCTGACTGCTTTGGTCACCGTTCATAAAGCCAATGATATCATGACGGCGGTTCGGTTACAGGAAGAATTCGGATTTCCAATGGTATTGGATGGAGCCGCGGAAGCTTATTTGATTGTTGATGAATTGAAAAAAGCAGGGCACCCGGTCATTATTCACCCAACCATGATTCGAACCTACGGCGATAGCAAAAATGCCAGTTTTGAAACAGCTGGAAAGCTGTATGAAGCGGGTATTCCAATTGCTTTCCAGAGCGGGTACGAAGGATACGTTCCAAAAACCCGGGTAATCTCCTATGAAGCAGGGGTAGCCGCAGCTAATGGTTTGGGAATGGAAAATGCGCTAAAAGTACTTACCATCGATGCAGCTGAACTACTGGGTATTGATAATCGCGTAGGTTCACTGGAAGCTGGTAAAGATGCCGATGTAGCCATGTTTGATGGCGATCCGCTGGAGTACATAACCAACGTAACCGGGGTTATCATAAACGGTGAGAAGGTGAAGTAAAAGAGACTCTCTATATCTTCATCGTTGTCATCCTGAACTTGATTCAGGATCTGAACAGGCTCTAAATATGAGTTTGGGATGATCACGTTAATAGTTAAATCATTGTGATGCCAAAAAACTATAAAAAAGCGACAGAGCCGGAGGATATTCCGGCTCTTTTTGTTGAAGCCTGGATGAAGCGGGATGCCGATATGCTGGCTTCATTATTTTCTGAAGATGCCGAGTTTGTGAATGTGGTAGGACTGTGGTGGCACAACCGGTATGATATCCGTGAAGCGCATGCCTATGGCTTTGAAAAGATATTCAGTGAATCGGATTTAGTACTTCGAAAAACATCGGTTAAGAATTTATCCGATGATATTGCCGTGGTTCATGCCCGAATGCGACTCAAAAATCAAACGGCGAAAGGGGAAGTCAAAACACCTTCACTCCGTCAGAATATTTTCAGCTTTGTAGTTCAGAAAAAGGAGGGGCATTGGATATGTGTGTCAGCTCACAACACTGACATTATACCCGGCGCAGAGACAAACATCATTGATGAAGAAGGAAAATTTAAATCGGTCAATTACCGGAAGTAAGAATACAAGCAGTCATTCCGCACGTGATGCGGAATCTCCCTGAAATATTTGGGATATTGCACAAGGAGAACGCGGATCAGGTCCGCGATGACAGAATAAGTTAAATTATGAAACCCATCACCTTCAAATCTCATATCGATTACCTGCCAAAGCTGAAGCTTACCCACATCACCGTACCGGCGGAAATTGTGGAAGAAGTGGGCGGTATTGGTACACGACTGATGGTTTCCATTGGCAGCCATAAAGCTTTTCATGGCGGAATGGTCGCTTTGGGAGGAGGAGATGCCTATATCACCGTAAATAAAAAGCGGATGAAAAAATATGGGATGAATAAGGGAGATGAAGTTGAGGTGACGCTCGAATTAGACCACAGTAAATACGGGATGGAAATGCCGGAAGAATTAGAAGCTTTGCTAGAACAGGATCATGAAGGTGAACGACGGTTTGAAATGCTGGCACCTAGTAAACAGCGATACATTATCCACTATGTATCGCAGGTAAAAAGCAGTCAGAAGAAAATAGACCGGGCCATCATGCTGATCAATAACCTGAAGGCTCTTCCCGAAGATGAATTTGATATGCGGAAGTTGTTAGGGTTGCCCCCGAGGGATTAGAACATCGAACAAGAAACACTGAACTTCGAACGGGGAAGTTCAAAGTTCAGTGTTTAGTGTTCAGTTCAATGTTCGAAATTAATTCGCTGTGCTTCCGCTGATGGTGTGGCCGAAGAAAACGGCGTTGGCAAACAGTTTATTGGTTCCATACCAGAAAGCACGGAAGTTTGGATTGTCTGCCATGGCGATAACCCTTCCGCCACCTAATCGGCTCACTACAATAGCAGCAGAGCCTTTGGCTTTTTCGAGATTCTCATCATTACTATAACCGCTGGCTAGTGGATTATCGGTGTAGTAGAGCGGTGTTGAATATGGATTCTCGCCTTTCTTCATAAAGGTAGTTGTACTGCGGAAAACCGTGATGTCATCATCATTGTATCCGTAACCAAGCGGATGGGTAAGGTCGAGCTTGGCATTGAAAATAGAACCACCGATGTATTCTGCTCCCGAATCTGGACCTTGTTTCACATATGGACGAACCTGCACTTCTTCTTCCTCACCTTCTTCATCTTCCTCACCTTCTTCATCTTCCTCGTCCTCATCATCAATAAATTCGATATTGGCCAAGCCCTGAGATTCTGCCCAGCGAAGCGCATTTCGATAAGCGATCAATGTTCCTCCTTCACGAACCCAGTTTTTCAGGTTTTCTGCAGCACGGTCGTTCATTCCGTAACCACTGGAAATAATCACGTTGTAGCGATCGAGATCTGCTCCGTCCAGTTCATTATACTCAAGAATACTAACCGGCATGTGGTAACGCTGGTCGAAGAGGTGCCACACTTCGCCTACTTCGTATGAGCTGGTTCCCGATCCGCCAATGATAGCTACTTTAGGATCCTGAAGGTTCTCAAAGTTATTACTTCCCAAATCAATTCCCGCAGGGGTTAATCCGGTTGGGAGATTATAGACCGTCAGCCCATCTTCTTCCGTGATGGTTTGAATAAGCTCGTGTACTTTTTCGGGATGATCCTGAACTCCCATCGGTATTACAATGGTGCCATAATCAAAGTCTTTAGCTCCGTTTTCAGTGACGGATTTAAAGGTTCGGGAAGCAACTTTAGCCCGGACTCCATTAGCTAATAACCTGTACAGGGCACGTGGAGCATAATATTCATCCCACTCAAAAGCATAAGCATATCGGGCCTTTCCACCGTTGAGTTCTCCGTTTAAATCTAAGTCTCCCAGGGAGAAAGCACCGCCCAGCATATTGCTGTTATATCCCCGGTTCAATTCTGCAAAAGGCAGGTTGAAAGCATAAGGCATGGTCCAGGCAGATACATCATAAAACAGGCTGTCAGTGAACTCGGTGCGCCGCTCAAACAGTGCAGTAATCAGCTTATACTGCTTTTGGTTGGTGGGTACGATATAAGCTTTTCCGGCTTTGAAGTCATTATAGTCTCTTGCCAGTTCGTACACTTCAACCTGGTTTCGCTTCAGCATTTCGGCCAGGTGCTTGGTTCGGGCCTGATCAGCTTCCTCCCCAAATACATATGCCTTGATAGATGCATCACCAGCTTCTTCGGCTGCTTCCTGGTAAAATTCCCGGGTGTTAGCGAGTAACTCTTCCTTGAGGCTCTGGGCGGCTTCCAGTGTGGAAAGGGAAGTAGTAAACTGGTTGAGAATGGTAAACGGAAACTCAAGAATTCCATGGATGCTTTCCTGTGCATGTCCGCGGGAACTGGCTTGCTCAAACAAAATTCCAAT
It contains:
- a CDS encoding amidohydrolase family protein → MRLFKKLLLIPALLLVFSFNTAEAQIAVKGETVYTMAGDPITNGVVLIKDGKIERVGSASDVNIPSDYEVHEAKVVTPGFIDAHSVVGLAGHLNQDHDQDQLETSSAIQPELRAIDAYNAREALVGHLRDHGITTVHTGHGPGALISGQTMIVKTAGETVEESTIVPAKMLAFTLGNNMSREISKPGTRSKGIAMLRQEFIKAQSYLEKRNGDEEYSMDLGMEALADLLEGKLTALVTVHKANDIMTAVRLQEEFGFPMVLDGAAEAYLIVDELKKAGHPVIIHPTMIRTYGDSKNASFETAGKLYEAGIPIAFQSGYEGYVPKTRVISYEAGVAAANGLGMENALKVLTIDAAELLGIDNRVGSLEAGKDADVAMFDGDPLEYITNVTGVIINGEKVK
- a CDS encoding SgcJ/EcaC family oxidoreductase produces the protein MPKNYKKATEPEDIPALFVEAWMKRDADMLASLFSEDAEFVNVVGLWWHNRYDIREAHAYGFEKIFSESDLVLRKTSVKNLSDDIAVVHARMRLKNQTAKGEVKTPSLRQNIFSFVVQKKEGHWICVSAHNTDIIPGAETNIIDEEGKFKSVNYRK
- a CDS encoding YdeI/OmpD-associated family protein — translated: MKPITFKSHIDYLPKLKLTHITVPAEIVEEVGGIGTRLMVSIGSHKAFHGGMVALGGGDAYITVNKKRMKKYGMNKGDEVEVTLELDHSKYGMEMPEELEALLEQDHEGERRFEMLAPSKQRYIIHYVSQVKSSQKKIDRAIMLINNLKALPEDEFDMRKLLGLPPRD
- a CDS encoding M14 family metallopeptidase, which codes for MKALFTALFSLLFGVMTHAQVLNPEPVTLDYFLPDGVSYNSEIPTPKDVLGAELGEWHVRHDQLVNYMYAVAEVSNRVTITEYARTYENRPLLMLTITSPQNQRNIDAIKEEHLKLTDASQSESLNLAEMPVVVTMSYSVHGNEPSGSNASLAVVYHLAAAQGSEINEMLDNTVILIDPSINPDGLNRFAHWANIHKSKNVLVTDPQSREFDENWPGGRTNHYWFDLNRDWLLMQHPESKGRVAKFHEWVPQILTDHHEMGTNATFFFQPGIPSRTHPITPQRNQDLTGAIAEYHADALDEIQSLYYSKESFDDFYYGKGSTYPDVNGSIGILFEQASSRGHAQESIHGILEFPFTILNQFTTSLSTLEAAQSLKEELLANTREFYQEAAEEAGDASIKAYVFGEEADQARTKHLAEMLKRNQVEVYELARDYNDFKAGKAYIVPTNQKQYKLITALFERRTEFTDSLFYDVSAWTMPYAFNLPFAELNRGYNSNMLGGAFSLGDLDLNGELNGGKARYAYAFEWDEYYAPRALYRLLANGVRAKVASRTFKSVTENGAKDFDYGTIVIPMGVQDHPEKVHELIQTITEEDGLTVYNLPTGLTPAGIDLGSNNFENLQDPKVAIIGGSGTSSYEVGEVWHLFDQRYHMPVSILEYNELDGADLDRYNVIISSGYGMNDRAAENLKNWVREGGTLIAYRNALRWAESQGLANIEFIDDEDEEDEEGEEDEEGEEEEVQVRPYVKQGPDSGAEYIGGSIFNAKLDLTHPLGYGYNDDDITVFRSTTTFMKKGENPYSTPLYYTDNPLASGYSNDENLEKAKGSAAIVVSRLGGGRVIAMADNPNFRAFWYGTNKLFANAVFFGHTISGSTAN